The following proteins are co-located in the Macadamia integrifolia cultivar HAES 741 chromosome 3, SCU_Mint_v3, whole genome shotgun sequence genome:
- the LOC122073352 gene encoding putative inactive cadmium/zinc-transporting ATPase HMA3 isoform X2, with the protein MASNEESLLPLLAKAKPEGGVKKTYLDVLGLCCSSEVAMIENIMKPLYGVKEISVIAPTKTLIVVHDNLISQSEIVTVLNQAGLEANVRAYGQQKYQMKWPSPYTIVCGGLLLLSSFKFLFQPLQWAALVAVVVGLPPVTSKAIAAIRSFSIDVNLLMLIAAGGSIALGDYWEAATIVFLFTIAEWLESIASHKATAAMSSLLSMAPQKAVLADSGLVFDAKDVKVNTILAVKPGEVIPIDGIVAEGMCEVDEKTLTGESFPVTKQKQSSVLAGSINLNGYITVRTTALAEDCVVSKMAKLVEEAQTNKSKTERLVDDIAKYYTPAVVLIAIIIPVVAAILRLHNLDHWFHLALVVLVSACPCALILSTPVATFSALTEATTNGLLFKGGDYLEILAKVKIVAFDKTGTITRGEFVVTDFHSICHDVSLNKLIYWVSSIESKSSHPIASALVNYAQANFVEPKPENVTEFQNFPGEGIFGQIDGVNIFVGNRRISTRAGCRTEETDDKGGATIGYIYSGMNLVGTFSLADACRSGVADAISELKSLGMRTVMLTGDSHAAAIHAQAQLCNAIEVVHAQLLPEDKARIVESLKEEQPTAMIGDGINDAPALATADIGISMGISGSALATETGHVTLMSNDIQKIPQAIRLARKTRRTIIENVSLSIISKVAVLSLAMTGHPILWAAVVADVGTCLIVVLNSMLLLKGTTSMISSCASDNCKQSPSDSCGYVTHGGEGSNNLHASCCNPASVCCSSPFASEGSKQSSYGGCESLTQRLERSKNSSGPCLNSSPVLDKCCSTAEPSSVNHLDSNGNMKSVSSSTCSSVLCCGLNNPTSCSESCKKTGDVRITI; encoded by the exons ATGGCTAGCAATGAAGAATCACTGCTACCACTGCTAGCCAAGGCTAAGCCAGAAGGGGGTGTTAAAAAAACATACCTTGATGTGTTGGGTCTTTGCTGCTCATCCGAGGTTGCTATGATTGAAAACATTATGAAGCCGCTTTATGGAGTCAAGGAGATCTCAGTGATTGCTCCTACAAAAACACTCATTGTTGTCCATGACAACCTCATCTCTCAATCTGAAATCG TTACTGTGCTGAATCAAGCGGGCCTTGAAGCGAATGTCCGAGCAtatggtcaacaaaaataccagATGAAATGGCCAAGTCCATATACGATTGTCTGTGGTGGTTTATTGCTACTGTCATCTTTTAAATTCCTTTTCCAGCCACTTCAATGGGCTGCCCTTGTAGCTGTTGTAGTGGGTCTCCCGCCAGTAACATCGAAAGCCATTGCTGCAATACGAAGCTTCAGTATTGACGTCAACCTTCTAATGTTGATAGCAG CTGGTGGATCAATCGCTTTAGGAGATTACTGGGAGGCAGCTACCATTGTCTTTTTATTCACCATTGCAGAGTGGCTTGAATCAATAGCAAGCCATAAg GCTACTGCAGCCATGTCCTCTTTGTTAAGCATGGCCCCCCAGAAAGCTGTCCTAGCTGATAGTGGACTTGTTTTTGATGCCAAAGATGTGAAGGTGAATACAATTCTTGCAGTCAAGCCTGGGGAAGTAATTCCAATTGATGGTATTGTTGCTGAAGGAATGTGTGAAGTGGACGAGAAGACTTTGACAGGAGAATCTTTTCCTGTTACCAAGCAAAAACAATCTAGTGTTTTGGCTGGTAGCATAAACCTAAATG GTTATATAACTGTGAGAACCACTGCATTAGCTGAAGATTGTGTTGTATCTAAAATGGCAAAGCTAGTAGAAGAGGCCCAAACTAACAAATCTAAAACAGAGAGGCTTGTAGATGACATTGCCAAGTACTACACACCAG CCGTTGTGTTGATAGCGATCATTATCCCAGTGGTTGCTGCTATATTAAGATTACATAACCTAGACCACTGGTTCCATTTAGCACTGGTTGTTCTAGTAAGTGCTTGCCCATGTGCACTTATCCTCTCAACACCAGTCGCAACTTTCAGCGCATTGACGGAGGCCACAACAAATGGACTTCTATTCAAGGGAGGTGATTATCTTGAAATTCTTGCTAAAGTAAAGATTGTGGCTTTTGACAAGACAGGAACAATAACAAGAGGAGAGTTTGTGGTGACTGATTTCCATTCTATTTGTCATGATGTTAGCCTGAACAAATTGATCTACTG GGTTTCAAGCATTGAGAGTAAGTCGAGCCACCCAATTGCATCTGCTCTTGTTAACTATGCACAGGCTAATTTTGTTGAACCAAAGCCGGAGAATGTTACAGAATTCCAAAATTTTCCAGGGGAAGGGATATTTGGACAAATTGATGGGGTAAACATATTTGTTGGAAATAGAAGAATTTCAACGAGAGCAGGTTGCAGAACAG AAGAAACTGATGATAAGGGAGGAGCAACAATTGGATACATATATTCAGGAATGAATTTGGTAGGAACCTTCAGCCTGGCTGATGCCTGTAGATCAGGTGTTGCAGATGCAATCTCAGAGTTGAAATCACTGGGGATGAGAACTGTGATGCTTACTGGAGATAGTCATGCAGCAGCCATTCATGCACAAGCGCAG CTATGCAATGCTATAGAGGTAGTTCATGCCCAACTCCTACCTGAAGACAAGGCAAGGATTGTTGAAAGCCTGAAGGAGGAACAACCAACTGCAATGATTGGAGATGGCATAAATGATGCCCCAGCATTAGCCACTGCTGACATTGGTATCTCAATGGGAATCTCTGGCTCAGCACTTGCAACAGAGACAGGGCATGTGACACTTATGTCCAATGATATTCAAAAAATACCCCAAGCTATTCGGCTAGCAAGAAAGACTCGTCGGACAATAATTGAGAACGTTTCACTGTCAATCATCAGTAAGGTTGCTGTTCTTTCACTGGCAATGACTGGTCATCCAATTCTGTGGGCAGCCGTGGTGGCAGATGTTGGTACATGCTTAATCGTTGTACTAAATAGCATGCTCCTTTTAAAAGGAACCACTAGTATGATATCATCCTGCGCATCTGATAACTGTAAACAAAGTCCAAGTGATAGTTGTGGGTATGTCACACATGGAGGGGAGGGATCAAATAATTTACATGCTTCATGTTGCAATCCAGCTTCTGTTTGCTGTTCATCACCATTTGCATCTGAGGGTTCCAAACAAAGCTCATATGGTGGTTGTGAAAGTCTCACACAGAGGTTGGAGAGATCAAAGAATTCATCTGGGCCCTGTTTAAATTCATCTCCTGTTCTTGACAAATGTTGCTCAACTGCAGAACCATCATCTGTGAATCATCTGGATAGTAATGGAAATATGAAATCCGTGAGTTCTTCCACGTGTTCATCTGTACTTTGCTGTGGATTGAACAACCCAACAAGTTGTTCAGAATCATGCAAGAAAACAGGGGATGTTAGGATAACCATTTGA
- the LOC122073352 gene encoding putative inactive cadmium/zinc-transporting ATPase HMA3 isoform X1: MASNEESLLPLLAKAKPEGGVKKTYLDVLGLCCSSEVAMIENIMKPLYGVKEISVIAPTKTLIVVHDNLISQSEIVTVLNQAGLEANVRAYGQQKYQMKWPSPYTIVCGGLLLLSSFKFLFQPLQWAALVAVVVGLPPVTSKAIAAIRSFSIDVNLLMLIAAGGSIALGDYWEAATIVFLFTIAEWLESIASHKATAAMSSLLSMAPQKAVLADSGLVFDAKDVKVNTILAVKPGEVIPIDGIVAEGMCEVDEKTLTGESFPVTKQKQSSVLAGSINLNGYITVRTTALAEDCVVSKMAKLVEEAQTNKSKTERLVDDIAKYYTPAVVLIAIIIPVVAAILRLHNLDHWFHLALVVLVSACPCALILSTPVATFSALTEATTNGLLFKGGDYLEILAKVKIVAFDKTGTITRGEFVVTDFHSICHDVSLNKLIYWVSSIESKSSHPIASALVNYAQANFVEPKPENVTEFQNFPGEGIFGQIDGVNIFVGNRRISTRAGCRTAEETDDKGGATIGYIYSGMNLVGTFSLADACRSGVADAISELKSLGMRTVMLTGDSHAAAIHAQAQLCNAIEVVHAQLLPEDKARIVESLKEEQPTAMIGDGINDAPALATADIGISMGISGSALATETGHVTLMSNDIQKIPQAIRLARKTRRTIIENVSLSIISKVAVLSLAMTGHPILWAAVVADVGTCLIVVLNSMLLLKGTTSMISSCASDNCKQSPSDSCGYVTHGGEGSNNLHASCCNPASVCCSSPFASEGSKQSSYGGCESLTQRLERSKNSSGPCLNSSPVLDKCCSTAEPSSVNHLDSNGNMKSVSSSTCSSVLCCGLNNPTSCSESCKKTGDVRITI; this comes from the exons ATGGCTAGCAATGAAGAATCACTGCTACCACTGCTAGCCAAGGCTAAGCCAGAAGGGGGTGTTAAAAAAACATACCTTGATGTGTTGGGTCTTTGCTGCTCATCCGAGGTTGCTATGATTGAAAACATTATGAAGCCGCTTTATGGAGTCAAGGAGATCTCAGTGATTGCTCCTACAAAAACACTCATTGTTGTCCATGACAACCTCATCTCTCAATCTGAAATCG TTACTGTGCTGAATCAAGCGGGCCTTGAAGCGAATGTCCGAGCAtatggtcaacaaaaataccagATGAAATGGCCAAGTCCATATACGATTGTCTGTGGTGGTTTATTGCTACTGTCATCTTTTAAATTCCTTTTCCAGCCACTTCAATGGGCTGCCCTTGTAGCTGTTGTAGTGGGTCTCCCGCCAGTAACATCGAAAGCCATTGCTGCAATACGAAGCTTCAGTATTGACGTCAACCTTCTAATGTTGATAGCAG CTGGTGGATCAATCGCTTTAGGAGATTACTGGGAGGCAGCTACCATTGTCTTTTTATTCACCATTGCAGAGTGGCTTGAATCAATAGCAAGCCATAAg GCTACTGCAGCCATGTCCTCTTTGTTAAGCATGGCCCCCCAGAAAGCTGTCCTAGCTGATAGTGGACTTGTTTTTGATGCCAAAGATGTGAAGGTGAATACAATTCTTGCAGTCAAGCCTGGGGAAGTAATTCCAATTGATGGTATTGTTGCTGAAGGAATGTGTGAAGTGGACGAGAAGACTTTGACAGGAGAATCTTTTCCTGTTACCAAGCAAAAACAATCTAGTGTTTTGGCTGGTAGCATAAACCTAAATG GTTATATAACTGTGAGAACCACTGCATTAGCTGAAGATTGTGTTGTATCTAAAATGGCAAAGCTAGTAGAAGAGGCCCAAACTAACAAATCTAAAACAGAGAGGCTTGTAGATGACATTGCCAAGTACTACACACCAG CCGTTGTGTTGATAGCGATCATTATCCCAGTGGTTGCTGCTATATTAAGATTACATAACCTAGACCACTGGTTCCATTTAGCACTGGTTGTTCTAGTAAGTGCTTGCCCATGTGCACTTATCCTCTCAACACCAGTCGCAACTTTCAGCGCATTGACGGAGGCCACAACAAATGGACTTCTATTCAAGGGAGGTGATTATCTTGAAATTCTTGCTAAAGTAAAGATTGTGGCTTTTGACAAGACAGGAACAATAACAAGAGGAGAGTTTGTGGTGACTGATTTCCATTCTATTTGTCATGATGTTAGCCTGAACAAATTGATCTACTG GGTTTCAAGCATTGAGAGTAAGTCGAGCCACCCAATTGCATCTGCTCTTGTTAACTATGCACAGGCTAATTTTGTTGAACCAAAGCCGGAGAATGTTACAGAATTCCAAAATTTTCCAGGGGAAGGGATATTTGGACAAATTGATGGGGTAAACATATTTGTTGGAAATAGAAGAATTTCAACGAGAGCAGGTTGCAGAACAG CAGAAGAAACTGATGATAAGGGAGGAGCAACAATTGGATACATATATTCAGGAATGAATTTGGTAGGAACCTTCAGCCTGGCTGATGCCTGTAGATCAGGTGTTGCAGATGCAATCTCAGAGTTGAAATCACTGGGGATGAGAACTGTGATGCTTACTGGAGATAGTCATGCAGCAGCCATTCATGCACAAGCGCAG CTATGCAATGCTATAGAGGTAGTTCATGCCCAACTCCTACCTGAAGACAAGGCAAGGATTGTTGAAAGCCTGAAGGAGGAACAACCAACTGCAATGATTGGAGATGGCATAAATGATGCCCCAGCATTAGCCACTGCTGACATTGGTATCTCAATGGGAATCTCTGGCTCAGCACTTGCAACAGAGACAGGGCATGTGACACTTATGTCCAATGATATTCAAAAAATACCCCAAGCTATTCGGCTAGCAAGAAAGACTCGTCGGACAATAATTGAGAACGTTTCACTGTCAATCATCAGTAAGGTTGCTGTTCTTTCACTGGCAATGACTGGTCATCCAATTCTGTGGGCAGCCGTGGTGGCAGATGTTGGTACATGCTTAATCGTTGTACTAAATAGCATGCTCCTTTTAAAAGGAACCACTAGTATGATATCATCCTGCGCATCTGATAACTGTAAACAAAGTCCAAGTGATAGTTGTGGGTATGTCACACATGGAGGGGAGGGATCAAATAATTTACATGCTTCATGTTGCAATCCAGCTTCTGTTTGCTGTTCATCACCATTTGCATCTGAGGGTTCCAAACAAAGCTCATATGGTGGTTGTGAAAGTCTCACACAGAGGTTGGAGAGATCAAAGAATTCATCTGGGCCCTGTTTAAATTCATCTCCTGTTCTTGACAAATGTTGCTCAACTGCAGAACCATCATCTGTGAATCATCTGGATAGTAATGGAAATATGAAATCCGTGAGTTCTTCCACGTGTTCATCTGTACTTTGCTGTGGATTGAACAACCCAACAAGTTGTTCAGAATCATGCAAGAAAACAGGGGATGTTAGGATAACCATTTGA
- the LOC122072900 gene encoding probable protein phosphatase 2C BIPP2C1 — protein MGKVWLVFVVLVMCVVAVESAHPPASAADCSTVKLNISDCFSFVANGSKESKPQSTCCSGLKTVLKTNAECLCEGFRNSAQFGVALNMTKALTLPSACGVSTISFSNCGEITSSIGGLFLSSGAAMLPHPSKALTGGEDAFFVAPNWLGVADGVGQWSLKGINAGLYARELMEACAKMVSEFQGAQLIKPEEILIRSAAEASSLGSATVLVVYFDGQALNVANIGDSGFIIIRNGSVFRRSSPMVHGFNFPLQIRRGDDPSELIEGYKIDLDEGDMVITATDGLFDNLYEQEIEMIVSKSLEASLKPKEIAEFLASRAQQVGKSESAMSPFADAARAAGYTGDIGGKLDDVTVIVSFVQQNFNFQSE, from the exons ATGGGGAAAGTTTGGttggtttttgttgttttggTGATGTGTGTTGTTGCAGTGGAATCCGCACATCCACCGGCGTCGGCTGCCGACTGTTCGACTGTTAAACTGAATATATCAGATTGTTTCTCATTCGTGGCTAATGGAAGCAAAGAATCGAAGCCGCAGAGCACTTGCTGTTCTGGGTTGAAGACGGTTTTGAAGACTAATGCCGAGTGTCTCTGTGAGGGTTTCAGGAACAGTGCTCAGTTTGGGGTAGCACTTAACATGACTAAGGCTCTCACTCTTCCTTCTGCATGTGGGGTTTCTACTATTTCCTTCAGTAACTGTGG GGAGATAACGAGCTCAATAGGGGgacttttcctttcttcaggtGCTGCAATGTTGCCACATCCTTCCAAG GCATTGACAGGTGGAGAGGATGCTTTTTTTGTCGCACCTAATTGGTTAGGTGTAGCTGACGGAGTTGGTCAGTGGTCACTTAAAG GTATTAATGCAGGACTGTATGCCCGTGAATTAATGGAGGCTTGTGCGAAGATGGTTTCAGAATTTCAAGGAGCTCAACTAATTAAGCCAGAAGAAATTCTTATTCGAAGTGCTGCAGAAGCAAGTTCTTTGGGTTCGGCTACagttttggttgtttattttgatggtCAG GCTCTCAATGTGGCAAATATTGGGGACTCTGGTTTCATCATAATAAGAAATGGCTCTGTTTTTAGAAGGTCCTCCCCAATGGTTCATGGATTCAATTTTCCATTGCAGATTAGAAGAGGGGACGATCCATCAGAGCTTATAGAG GGATACAAAATTGATTTGGATGAGGGCGACATGGTTATCACTGCAACAGATGGGCTTTTTGACAATCTTTATGAACAAGAAATAGAAATGATTGTATCAAAATCATTGGAAGCCAGTCTGAAACCTAAG GAAATAGCAGAATTCTTAGCTTCAAGAGCACAACAAGTGGGGAAGTCAGAATCAGCAATGAGTCCTTTTGCAGATGCTGCCAGGGCAGCTGGGTACACAGGAGATATTGGTGGTAAGCTTGATGATGTTACTGTTATTGTTTCTTTTGTACAACAAAACTTCAACTTCCAGTCAGAGTGA
- the LOC122073271 gene encoding non-specific lipid transfer protein GPI-anchored 11-like: MAKVWLVSVVFVICAVAAVESANAPAPAPAAAADCMSLVMNMADCLSYLSKGSKDKKPPATCCSGFKMVFNTKPECLCEGFKNSAQYGIDLDLDKAAKLPAACGVHNASASQCGSAPGAAPAQSPSATTPSGTPSATAPSPVTSGGITAETPAPAPKASSASSVSIPFVVLFSAVVASCFFF; the protein is encoded by the exons ATGGCGAAAGTGTGGTTGGTTTCTGTTGTATTCGTGATCTGTGCTGTTGCAGCAGTTGAATCTGCAAATGCACCGGCACCGGCGCCGGCCGCGGCCGCCGACTGTATGAGTCTTGTTATGAATATGGCAGATTGTCTCTCATATTTGAGTAAAGGAAGCAAGGACAAGAAGCCGCCGGCCACTTGCTGTTCTGGGTTCAAAATGGTTTTTAATACTAAACCTGAGTGTCTGTGTGAAGGTTTCAAGAACAGCGCTCAGTATGGAATTGATCTAGACTTGGATAAGGCTGCTAAACTTCCTGCTGCTTGTGGGGTTCATAATGCTTCTGCCAGCCAATGTGGAA GTGCCCCTGGTGCTGCTCCTG CTCAATCACCATCTGCAACAACTCCATCAGGAACTCCATCAGCAACTGCTCCCTCACCTGTGACCTCAGGAGGAATCACGGCCGAAACTCCAGCTCCAGCTCCCAAGGCTTCTAGTGCATCCTCAGTCTCAATTCCATTTGTGGTTCTCTTTAGTGCAGTAGTTGCTTCATGCTTTTTTTTCTAA
- the LOC122073833 gene encoding inositol-3-phosphate synthase-like, translating to MFIESFKVESPNVKYIENEIHSVYSYETTELVHENRNGTYQWIVKPKTVQYEFKTETRLPKLGVMLVGWGGNNGATLTGGVIANREGISWATKDKVQQANYFGSLTQASTIRVGSFHGEEIYAPFKSLLPMVNPDDIVFGGWDISDMNLADAMARAKVFDIDLQRQLRPYMESMVPLPGIYDSDFIAANQDSRANNVLKGTKKEQVQQIMKDIRDFKETKKVDKVVVLWTANTERYSNVDVGLNDTMENLLAALERNEVEMSPSTLYAIACVLENIPFINGSPQNTFVPGLIDLAIRRNSLIGGDDFKSGQTKMKSVLVDFLVGAGIKPTSIVSYNHLGNNDGMNLSAPQTFRSKEISKSNVVDDMVSSNGILYEPGEHPDHVVVIKYVPYVGDSKRAMDEYTSEIFMGGKSTIVLHNTCEDSLLAAPIILDLVLLAELSSRIQLKAEGQGKFHSFHPVATILSYLTKAPLVPPGTPVVNALAKQRAMLENIMRACIGLAPENNMILEYK from the exons ATGTTCATTGAAAGCTTCAAGGTTGAGAGCCCTAACGTTAAGTACATAGAGAATGAGATCCATTCTGTGTATAGCTATGAGACTACTGAGCTTGTTCACGAGAACAGGAATGGTACCTATCAATGGATCGTCAAGCCTAAGACCGTTCAATACGAGTTCAAGACTGAAACTCGTCTTCCTAAACTAGG GGTTATGCTTGTGGGTTGGGGAGGAAACAATGGTGCTACTCTTACTGGTGGTGTCATCGCTAATCGAGA aGGAATCTCATGGGCTACCAAAGATAAAGTACAGCAAGCCAACTACTTTGGTTCGCTCACCCAGGCTTCAACCATTCGAGTCGGATCTTTTCATGGGGAAGAGATTTATGCTCCTTTCAAGAGCTTGCTCCCAATG GTGAACCCTGATGACATTGTTTTTGGGGGTTGGGACATAAGTGACATGAACCTGGCGGATGCCATGGCCAGGGCTAAGGTCTTTGACATCGATCTGCAGAGGCAATTGAGGCCTTACATGGAATCCATGGTTCCACTTCCCGGAATCTATGACTCTGATTTCATTGCTGCCAACCAAGACTCCCGTGCCAACAACGTCCTCAAGGGTACCAAGAAAGAGCAGGTTCAACAAATCATGAAGGACATCAG GGACTTCAAGGAAACTAAAAAGGTGGACAAGGTAGTGGTTCTTTGGACTGCGAACACGGAGAGATACAGCAATGTAGATGTGGGGTTAAATGATACCATGGAGAATTTGCTAGCTGCGTTGGAGAGGAACGAGGTGGAGATGTCTCCATCTACCTTGTACGCAATAGCCTGTGTCCTTGAGAACATCCCTTTCATCAATGGAAGCCCACAGAACACCTTCGTTCCAGGGCTGATTGATTTGGCCATAAGGAGGAACAGTTTGATCGGTGGGGACGACTTCAAGAGTGGCCAGACCAAGATGAAATCTGTCTTGGTCGATTTCCTTGTGGGAGCTGGAATCAAG CCGACATCAATAGTAAGTTACAACCATCTGGGCAACAACGACGGCATGAATCTCTCGGCACCCCAGACCTTCAGATCGAAGGAGATCTCAAAGAGTAATGTAGTGGACGATATGGTGTCCAGTAATGGCATTCTCTACGAGCCAGGCGAGCACCCAGATCACGTTGTCGTGATCAAG TATGTACCATACGTTGGAGATAGCAAGAGGGCAATGGACGAGTATACATCGGAGATATTCATGGGAGGGAAGAGCACCATAGTCCTCCACAACACTTGTGAGGACTCCTTGTTGGCTGCTCCCATCATCTTGGACTTGGTCCTCTTAGCCGAGCTCAGTTCTCGGATCCAACTCAAAGCAGAGGGACAG GGCAAGTTCCACTCTTTCCACCCTGTGGCTACCATTCTGAGCTACCTCACTAAAGCTCCACTG GTCCCGCCTGGTACTCCAGTGGTGAATGCATTGGCGAAGCAGAGGGCAATGCTTGAGAACATAATGAGGGCTTGTATTGGATTGGCTCCGGAGAACAACATGATCTTGGAATACAAGTGA